From the Solanum stenotomum isolate F172 unplaced genomic scaffold, ASM1918654v1 scaffold23673, whole genome shotgun sequence genome, the window tcTATGTTTACTAAATAAGTTACTTAATAAACTACTTTATCTGAGGTTTGCTAACTAAAATTCGTTGCTAATATATCATATAgtctaattatattttgataatcTATTAGTAATACTGAATATCGAGGATTGaccaaatatataaaagaaaaaagacgaAATAGCCTGAAGGTCTTTTCTACCAAGAGGAATCAGTTAATTTAATGTAGGCACCACTCTTTCTCTTGTCCTTCCCTTTACTTTTGCTCTATTACTAGTGGTTCCTCCTCGATCAGAAATGCCTTCCATTGATTGACTCGACTGTAGTCGATAAAGAtcgtaaaactaaaacatagGAATATAGTGGTGTCTTTCTTCATTCAAGTAAGAAAAAGATGAGACCGATTACTTTCTTTTCACTCGAAAATCATATAGTAAGTTGGGAGACCGTTGTACTTGTTTCAAATCATCATTTCGGCCCCTGTTATCTCGACTTTGTTAACTGAATACTTAAACTCATTAAAACTCGGGATCTTAAACCCTTTTTCCTTTCTAATCATTTGTGATGATAATCCTCTCAGCAATCAGAATCTTGAAATTTTCAACCAAAACCCATCGTCTTTACACTTCTTCAGCTGCTAATTTCACTGATTTGCTTCGGCTTTCCATTGAATCTCAATCTCTAAAAGATACACAAAAAGTACACGCCAAAATCCTTCACCTTGGACTTGATCAAAACTCTGATATAGCAACTAAACTCGTCTCTGCATACTTTGCTTGCCAAAATCCACTTGATTCTCAGCTTGTTTTTGACACTTTTGAACACAAAAGTGAGTATCTTTGGAACATATTGATTAATGGGTATGCAAAAAGTAAGCTATTTGGGAAAAGTATTAAACTTTTTAATCAAATGTGTAAAACTGAGGTCACCCCTGATGAGTTTACTTTTTCGGGTATAGTGAAAATTTTGGGTGAAGTAGGGGATGTTGTTTCTGGGGAAGTTGTTCATGGGAGGTGTGTGAGAAATGGGGTTGTTTTAGATACTGTTGTTGCTAATTCTTTCATGGCTATGTATGGCAAATGTGGGGTTTTTCAAGATTCACTGAaggtgtttgatgaaatgccGCAAAGgaatatttcatcttttaatgTTATAATTTCAGGGTATATGGGTGTAAAAGAGAAAATTTTGGATGGAAAATTGTGGGATTTTGTGAAGGATATGCTATATGAAGGTTGGAAGTTTGATGGGTTTACGGTTTCCACACTTCTTTCTTTGTGTGGAGAGGTGAAGAAGAACTGGAACTATGGAAAAGAGCTGCATTGCTATGTTGTGAAAGCTGGATTGGAGTCAGATTTAGTTGTTTCTTCTGATGTTCATTTGGAATGTTGCTTGATTGATATGTATTCAAAAGGTTTCAGGGTTGAATTGGGGAGGCGGGTTTTCGATAGGTTAAAGTGTAGAAATGTTTTTGCTTGGACAGCAATGATCAATGGCTATGTGCTGAATGGAGATTTTGATGAAGCTTTGCTACTCTTTAAAGCCATGCAAGTGGAAAGTGTAGAACCCAATAAGGTTTCGCTTATTAGTATCATACCAGCTTGTTGCTCATTTGATCGTTTGAAAGGTGGAAAACAGATTCATGCATTTTCAACTAGGAGAGGGTTGAATCATGAAGTGTCTCTATGTAATGCTTTAATCGATATGTATTCTAAGTCGGGATCCTTGAGCTGTGCACGAAGAGTCTTTGAATATGATTGTGTTACTAAGGATGCTATATCGTGGAGTTCAATGATTTCTGCTTACTCCTTACATGGGAATGGTCAGGGTGCTATCGTTTTGTATGAGAAAATGCTTCAACATGGGATGAGACCAGATAGGATTACGGTTGTTGGGGTTCTCTCTGCTTGTGCTAGGTCAGGATTGGTAGACGAGGGCATCCGGATATATAGTTCTGCTGTAAATAAGTACGATTTAGAACCAACTTTGGAGATATGTGCATGCATTGTGGATATGTTAGGTAAAGCAGGCCAATTTGATAGAGCATTGGATTTCATCAAGACCATGCCTATGCAACCTGGTCCTAGTATTTGGGGTGCACTTGTGAATGCCTCAGCAATCCATGGGAATAGTGAGGTACACGATTTAGCGTATAGGTTTCTTATTCAGATGGAACCCGAGAACCCCTCCAATTATGTGTCTCTTTCAAATTTGTATGCTTCTTCAAAGAGATGGGATGTCGTTGCTCAAGTGAGAACAATGATGAAAGATAAAGGGCTGAAGAAGTTCCCCGGTTGTAGTTGGATTAGCGTTAATACTGAAACTCATAGCTTTTACGTTGCTGACAAATCTCATCCATGTTCTGTTGTGATTTATGAGATGCTAGATCAACTCATCTTAGCAATGAGACAAGATGATAATGGTGTTGGCTTTGAAGAAACTGTGAAGGTTTATGAATGATCAAGTTACAATAGTTCGAAAGCAAATTTGTATACGCAATTTCTTCCTGGAAGGATCATTGCGCTTGAGGTCTTCTTATCGACTGAATTATGCAGGATGATGTAATTGTCAAGATGGACTGATGTGTATTATCATTGTGTGCAGCTAACATGACCAATCAAGAGCCTTTTTTGATGCATCTCTCCCTCCAGCCTACTCCAATTAGGCTGTGTagttatgctagctatcatgaAGAGCTGATGGAAGTAAACTGAATTAGTGCTGAACAATAATTAGTGCCAAGTGTTAACACACCACCCTAAGATGACCTTTTTTTCAGTACATCAGGGCGAAGGCACGAAGGTACAGCGATGCAGCCTAGACTGGTCTAAGGAGGAGTGGGACAGTGAAAGCTGCTGCAAGGACCAAGGAGAGGGATGTTGgtgaaaaaaagaagttgagtTCAAGTTTGGAGCATTGTGGGGCAAGGAGGAGCATATAGGAATGCCATCCACCACATAAGCCCGCTGGTAACAGAGAAAAAACGAGCAACACCTTGTATAGGTTGCACGAAGCTTAAAGAAGTGCAAGCCTGTCTTCTTACAGGAAATCAAAGAGAAAAACGTCCGCCTTGTCACAGCTGAAGACCCAAGAGACCAACCTAGTAAGAGGCTCTATACTCTGGAGTCCAAAAAGAGCTCTGGTTTGCAAAAGTATACAGGCCATTCTAAGGAAATGCTGTTGATTTTCTTAATTCATACTTTCCCTTTTTCCCATTAACCTTGTAACAGTCAGTATCCTAGAAGTTTATGagagtttgaat encodes:
- the LOC125851290 gene encoding putative pentatricopeptide repeat-containing protein At3g23330; this encodes MIILSAIRILKFSTKTHRLYTSSAANFTDLLRLSIESQSLKDTQKVHAKILHLGLDQNSDIATKLVSAYFACQNPLDSQLVFDTFEHKSEYLWNILINGYAKSKLFGKSIKLFNQMCKTEVTPDEFTFSGIVKILGEVGDVVSGEVVHGRCVRNGVVLDTVVANSFMAMYGKCGVFQDSLKVFDEMPQRNISSFNVIISGYMGVKEKILDGKLWDFVKDMLYEGWKFDGFTVSTLLSLCGEVKKNWNYGKELHCYVVKAGLESDLVVSSDVHLECCLIDMYSKGFRVELGRRVFDRLKCRNVFAWTAMINGYVLNGDFDEALLLFKAMQVESVEPNKVSLISIIPACCSFDRLKGGKQIHAFSTRRGLNHEVSLCNALIDMYSKSGSLSCARRVFEYDCVTKDAISWSSMISAYSLHGNGQGAIVLYEKMLQHGMRPDRITVVGVLSACARSGLVDEGIRIYSSAVNKYDLEPTLEICACIVDMLGKAGQFDRALDFIKTMPMQPGPSIWGALVNASAIHGNSEVHDLAYRFLIQMEPENPSNYVSLSNLYASSKRWDVVAQVRTMMKDKGLKKFPGCSWISVNTETHSFYVADKSHPCSVVIYEMLDQLILAMRQDDNGVGFEETVKVYE